From a region of the Streptomyces sp. B21-083 genome:
- a CDS encoding cellulose binding domain-containing protein, protein MRRTRILTAVLALTAGLLAGSPLALAAPSAAEVTLAADTYTWKNARIDGGGFVPGIVFNRTEKNLAYARTDIGGAYRWQESTKTWTPLTDSVGWDRWGHTGVVSLASDSVDPNKVYAAVGTYTNSWDPTNGAVLRSGDRGASWQRADLPFKLGGNMPGRGMGERLAVDPNKNSVLYLGAPSGKGLWRSTDSGATWAQVANFPNVGNYAQDPTDTSGYASDNQGIVWVTFDESTGTAGNATRTIYVGVADKDNAVYRSTDAGATWSRLAGQPTGYLAHKGVLDAKNGYLYLPYSDKGGPYDGGKGQLWRYATATGTWTNISPVAEADTFYGFSGLTIDRQKPGTVMATAYSSWWPDTQLFRSTDSGGTWTKAWDYTSYPNRANRFTMDVSSSPWLTFGANPSPPEQSPKLGWMTESLEIDPFNSNRMMYGTGATVYGTENLTNWDSGGQFSIKPMVQGLEETAVLDLAAPPSGGAVLLSALGDIGGFRHTDLTKVPSMMFTSPNFTTTTSLDYAESNPGIVARVGNLDSGPHVAFSTDNGANWFAGTDPSGVSGGGTIASASDGSRFVWSPAGTGVQYATGFGTSWSASSGIPAGAIVESDRVDPKTFYGFKSGKFYVSSDGGATFTASTATGLPAGDVVRFKALPGTKGDIWLAGGASDGAYGLWHSTDGGTTFTKLANVDQADTIGFGKAATGASYQTLYTSAKIGGVRGIFRSTDKGATWTRINDDAHQWGWTGDAITGDPRVYGRVYVSTNGRGVIYGDSSDTSGGGGGGTDPTTPPTPTGACTVTYKVTSEWSGGFQADVKLANTGTTAWNGWSLGWSFPNGQTVSQLWNAEYTQSGKTVTAKNVNWNANVAAGSSVSFGFTGNSPGTNGKPTAFKLGDQSCTVA, encoded by the coding sequence ATGCGAAGAACCCGTATCCTCACGGCCGTACTGGCCCTGACCGCAGGCCTGTTGGCGGGCAGCCCCCTCGCCCTGGCAGCCCCGAGCGCCGCGGAGGTGACGCTCGCCGCCGACACGTACACGTGGAAGAACGCCCGGATCGACGGCGGCGGCTTCGTCCCCGGCATCGTCTTCAACCGCACCGAGAAGAACCTCGCGTACGCCCGTACCGACATCGGCGGCGCCTACCGCTGGCAGGAGTCGACGAAGACGTGGACCCCGCTGACGGACTCGGTCGGCTGGGACCGCTGGGGCCACACCGGAGTGGTCAGCCTCGCCTCCGACTCCGTGGACCCGAACAAGGTGTACGCGGCTGTCGGCACGTACACGAACAGCTGGGACCCCACCAACGGTGCCGTGCTGAGGTCGGGTGACCGGGGCGCGAGCTGGCAACGAGCCGACCTGCCCTTCAAGTTGGGCGGCAACATGCCCGGCCGCGGTATGGGCGAGCGTCTCGCCGTCGATCCGAACAAGAACAGCGTGCTGTACCTGGGCGCGCCCAGCGGCAAGGGGCTGTGGCGGTCGACGGACTCGGGGGCGACCTGGGCGCAGGTGGCGAACTTCCCCAACGTCGGGAACTACGCGCAGGATCCGACCGACACCAGCGGGTACGCCAGCGACAACCAGGGCATCGTCTGGGTCACCTTCGACGAGTCGACAGGTACGGCGGGCAACGCGACCCGCACGATCTATGTCGGGGTCGCCGACAAGGACAACGCGGTGTACCGCTCGACGGACGCGGGCGCGACCTGGTCGCGGCTGGCCGGGCAGCCCACCGGTTATCTGGCCCACAAGGGCGTCCTGGACGCGAAGAACGGCTATCTGTACCTGCCGTACAGCGACAAGGGCGGCCCGTACGACGGCGGCAAGGGCCAGTTGTGGCGGTACGCGACGGCCACCGGCACCTGGACGAACATCAGCCCGGTCGCGGAGGCGGACACCTTCTACGGGTTCAGCGGGCTGACGATCGACCGGCAGAAGCCGGGCACCGTGATGGCGACGGCGTACAGCTCGTGGTGGCCGGACACTCAGCTCTTCCGCTCCACGGACAGCGGCGGCACCTGGACGAAGGCCTGGGACTACACCTCGTACCCCAATCGCGCGAACCGCTTCACGATGGATGTCTCGTCCTCGCCGTGGCTGACCTTCGGCGCGAATCCTTCGCCGCCCGAACAGAGCCCGAAACTGGGGTGGATGACGGAGTCGCTGGAGATCGATCCGTTCAACTCGAACCGCATGATGTACGGAACGGGCGCGACGGTCTACGGCACCGAGAACCTCACCAACTGGGACAGCGGCGGCCAGTTCAGCATCAAGCCGATGGTCCAGGGCCTGGAGGAGACGGCGGTCCTCGATCTGGCCGCTCCCCCGTCGGGCGGTGCGGTGCTGCTCAGCGCCCTGGGTGACATCGGCGGTTTCCGGCACACGGATCTCACCAAGGTCCCCTCGATGATGTTCACTTCACCGAACTTCACCACTACCACGAGCCTGGACTACGCGGAGAGCAACCCGGGGATCGTGGCCCGCGTGGGCAACCTGGACTCTGGCCCGCATGTCGCGTTCTCGACGGACAACGGCGCCAACTGGTTCGCGGGGACCGACCCTTCCGGGGTCTCGGGCGGCGGCACGATCGCGTCGGCGTCGGACGGCAGCCGGTTCGTGTGGAGCCCGGCGGGCACGGGAGTGCAGTACGCGACGGGCTTCGGTACGTCGTGGTCGGCGTCCTCGGGTATCCCGGCGGGTGCGATCGTCGAGTCGGACCGGGTCGATCCGAAGACGTTCTACGGCTTCAAGTCGGGCAAGTTCTACGTGAGTTCGGACGGCGGCGCGACCTTCACCGCGTCGACGGCCACCGGTCTTCCGGCCGGCGACGTCGTGCGCTTCAAGGCGCTGCCGGGCACGAAGGGTGACATCTGGCTGGCGGGCGGCGCGTCGGACGGTGCGTACGGCCTGTGGCACTCGACGGACGGCGGTACGACGTTCACCAAGCTGGCGAACGTCGACCAGGCCGACACGATCGGCTTCGGCAAGGCGGCGACGGGAGCGTCGTACCAGACGCTCTACACGAGCGCGAAGATCGGCGGCGTACGCGGCATCTTCCGCTCCACGGACAAGGGTGCGACCTGGACGCGTATCAACGACGACGCCCACCAGTGGGGTTGGACCGGTGACGCGATCACCGGTGACCCGAGGGTGTACGGGCGCGTGTACGTGTCGACGAACGGCCGGGGTGTCATCTACGGCGATTCATCGGACACCAGCGGGGGCGGCGGAGGCGGCACGGACCCGACGACGCCGCCGACACCCACGGGAGCCTGCACGGTCACGTACAAGGTGACCAGCGAGTGGTCGGGCGGCTTCCAGGCGGACGTGAAACTCGCCAACACCGGCACCACCGCCTGGAACGGCTGGTCACTCGGCTGGTCCTTCCCGAACGGCCAGACCGTCTCCCAGCTCTGGAACGCCGAGTACACCCAGTCGGGTAAGACGGTCACGGCGAAGAACGTGAACTGGAACGCCAACGTGGCGGCGGGCTCGTCGGTGAGCTTCGGCTTCACGGGCAACTCCCCGGGCACGAACGGAAAACCGACCGCGTTCAAGCTGGGCGACCAGTCCTGCACGGTCGCCTGA
- a CDS encoding rhamnogalacturonan lyase: MQHPQPYAQSHPPTRIPTRTGRRTLLSAVSAGVLAAAGLVSLSATPAEAATARQVEALDRGVVSVHTDSGNLVSWRWLGTDPNDVSFNVYRAGTKVNSTPITGSTNYFHSGAAAQADYTVRAIVGGVEQADSVHAIQFRTGYKDVPITPPAGGTTPDGVAYTYEANDASVGDLDGDGALDFVLKWQPTNAKDNSQSGYTGNTIVDGIKLDGTRLWRIDLGRNIRSGAHYTQFQVYDYDGDRKAEVAMKTADATVDGTGAGIGNSSADYRNSSGYVLSGPEYLTMFNGQTGKAMGTVDYVPARGTVSSWGDSYGNRVDRFLAGTAYLDGARPSLIMARGYYTRTVLAAWDWRNGAFTRRWTFDSSSSTNSGKGFDGQGSHSLSVGDVDGDGKDEIVYGAMAVDDNGNGLWTTKTGHGDAQHLGDLDPAHPGLEYFKVSEGTSQPAELYINPSNGTVNWKLAACCDNGRGVAGDIWAGNDGAEVWSASDTSIRDEGGATKGREPSSVNFLSWWDGDPLRELLDGTHIDKYGTSSDTRLLTGASVHSNNSTKATPALSGDLFGDWREEVVWATSDNTALRIYSTPIETTTKITTLLHDTMYRAGIAWQNTAYNQPPHPSFFIGNGMPTPPRPTVYTP, from the coding sequence GTGCAGCACCCGCAGCCGTATGCCCAGTCTCATCCCCCCACCCGCATCCCCACCCGCACCGGACGCCGGACTCTGCTGTCCGCGGTGAGTGCCGGAGTCCTCGCCGCCGCCGGGCTGGTGTCGCTCTCCGCGACACCGGCCGAGGCCGCCACCGCCCGGCAGGTCGAGGCGCTCGACCGGGGTGTCGTCAGTGTGCACACCGACAGCGGAAACCTGGTCAGCTGGCGCTGGCTCGGCACCGACCCGAACGACGTGTCCTTCAACGTCTACCGGGCGGGTACGAAGGTCAACTCGACGCCGATCACCGGCTCCACGAACTACTTCCACTCAGGTGCGGCGGCCCAGGCCGACTACACGGTCCGGGCGATCGTCGGTGGGGTGGAACAGGCCGACTCCGTCCACGCGATCCAGTTCCGCACCGGATACAAGGACGTTCCGATCACCCCGCCCGCCGGCGGCACGACCCCTGACGGTGTCGCCTACACCTACGAGGCGAACGACGCCTCGGTCGGCGACCTGGACGGGGACGGCGCCCTCGACTTCGTACTGAAGTGGCAGCCCACCAACGCCAAGGACAACTCCCAGTCGGGATACACCGGCAACACGATCGTCGACGGGATCAAGCTGGACGGCACGCGGCTGTGGCGGATCGACCTGGGCCGCAACATCCGCTCGGGCGCGCACTACACACAGTTCCAGGTGTACGACTACGACGGCGACCGCAAGGCCGAGGTCGCCATGAAGACGGCGGACGCGACGGTCGACGGGACCGGCGCCGGCATCGGCAACTCATCGGCGGACTACCGCAATTCGAGCGGATACGTGCTCTCCGGGCCCGAATACCTGACCATGTTCAACGGGCAGACCGGTAAGGCGATGGGCACCGTCGACTACGTCCCGGCGCGCGGCACCGTCTCCTCGTGGGGCGACTCCTACGGCAACCGGGTCGACCGGTTTCTCGCCGGCACCGCCTATCTGGACGGCGCCCGGCCCTCCCTGATCATGGCGCGCGGCTACTACACGCGTACGGTGCTCGCGGCCTGGGACTGGCGGAACGGGGCGTTCACGCGTCGCTGGACCTTCGATTCCAGCTCCTCGACTAACAGTGGCAAGGGATTCGACGGTCAGGGCTCGCACAGCCTGTCCGTGGGGGACGTCGACGGCGACGGCAAGGACGAGATCGTCTACGGGGCGATGGCCGTCGACGACAACGGCAACGGGCTGTGGACGACGAAGACGGGGCACGGCGACGCCCAGCACCTGGGCGATCTGGACCCGGCGCACCCGGGCCTGGAGTACTTCAAGGTGTCCGAGGGCACCTCCCAGCCGGCCGAGCTGTACATCAACCCGTCCAATGGCACGGTCAACTGGAAGCTCGCCGCCTGCTGCGACAACGGCCGGGGAGTCGCCGGGGACATCTGGGCGGGCAACGACGGAGCGGAGGTGTGGTCGGCGTCGGACACCTCGATCCGTGACGAGGGCGGCGCCACCAAGGGCCGCGAGCCGTCCTCCGTCAACTTCCTGTCCTGGTGGGACGGCGATCCGCTCCGTGAACTCCTCGACGGCACGCACATCGACAAGTACGGCACGTCCTCGGACACCCGTCTGCTGACCGGCGCGTCCGTCCACTCCAACAACAGCACGAAGGCCACCCCGGCACTCTCCGGGGACCTTTTCGGCGACTGGCGCGAGGAGGTCGTCTGGGCGACGAGCGACAACACGGCCCTGCGTATCTACTCGACGCCGATCGAGACGACGACGAAGATCACCACCCTTCTCCACGACACGATGTACCGCGCAGGCATCGCCTGGCAGAACACGGCGTACAACCAGCCCCCGCACCCCAGCTTCTTCATCGGCAACGGCATGCCGACGCCGCCGAGGCCGACGGTGTACACACCGTAG
- a CDS encoding class I SAM-dependent methyltransferase, with the protein MLDYNQEAERYDASRGGEPRAAAAAEAVLSLVPEEARSLLDVGCGTGIVTRRLAAGRAGIRVAGVDLTDAMARRAAARLPGAVVLADSRQLPFNDSTLDAVTSVWLLHLAGRDENVRTIVGECARVLRPGGFYVTTVDKGASHNVGSDIDAVLASRPWRPAQDAAAVVEAHAVGHGLEPAGEARFRGRGQGRSPRQAVADLRRGWFMALPPGSPLADGFAARLAELPDQDRPRPDPVFTLRAFQKPRFS; encoded by the coding sequence GTGCTGGACTACAACCAGGAGGCGGAGCGTTACGACGCCTCACGCGGCGGCGAGCCCAGGGCGGCGGCTGCCGCGGAGGCCGTGCTGAGCCTCGTGCCGGAAGAGGCGCGCAGCCTGCTCGACGTGGGGTGCGGTACCGGCATCGTCACCCGGCGGCTCGCGGCGGGGCGGGCCGGTATACGGGTGGCGGGCGTCGATCTGACCGACGCGATGGCCAGGCGGGCCGCCGCTCGGCTCCCTGGTGCCGTCGTACTCGCCGACAGTCGTCAACTTCCCTTTAACGACAGCACGTTGGATGCGGTGACCAGTGTGTGGCTGCTGCATCTCGCCGGGCGGGACGAGAACGTCCGGACCATTGTCGGGGAGTGCGCGCGGGTGCTGCGGCCGGGCGGGTTCTATGTCACCACCGTCGACAAGGGCGCCTCGCACAATGTGGGCAGTGACATCGACGCCGTTCTCGCCTCGCGCCCGTGGCGCCCGGCACAGGACGCCGCAGCCGTCGTCGAGGCGCATGCCGTCGGGCACGGGCTGGAGCCGGCCGGGGAAGCGCGCTTTCGGGGGCGTGGTCAGGGGCGCAGTCCCCGGCAGGCCGTCGCGGACCTGCGGCGCGGATGGTTCATGGCGTTACCGCCGGGAAGCCCGCTGGCCGACGGTTTCGCCGCCCGCCTGGCGGAGTTGCCGGACCAGGACCGGCCCCGCCCGGACCCGGTGTTCACGCTGCGGGCGTTCCAAAAGCCGCGGTTCTCCTGA
- a CDS encoding 4a-hydroxytetrahydrobiopterin dehydratase codes for MSVEPLSQKEIEDRLAELPGWSLDGDRIARSYRLGSHFAATALVIHIAQVQEELDHHSDLTLGYNTVSLTVNTHSVGGAVTELDFELARRVEALAPGHGAS; via the coding sequence ATGTCCGTCGAACCGCTGTCGCAGAAGGAGATCGAGGACCGGCTGGCGGAGCTGCCGGGCTGGTCGCTCGACGGGGACAGGATCGCCCGTTCCTACCGCCTCGGCTCGCACTTCGCCGCGACGGCGCTGGTCATCCACATCGCCCAGGTCCAGGAGGAACTGGACCACCACTCCGACCTCACCCTCGGCTACAACACCGTGTCACTCACCGTGAACACCCACAGTGTGGGCGGCGCCGTCACGGAGCTCGACTTCGAGCTGGCGCGCAGAGTCGAGGCCCTCGCGCCGGGCCACGGGGCGAGCTGA
- a CDS encoding helix-turn-helix domain-containing protein: protein MSERRAAPTVGQVVLGRRLQELREAAGLKREEAARVLRVAPATVRRMEMAEVSLKIPYVHVLLTAYGVPEDEVAMFVDLAEEANAPGWWQRFSDVLPDWFSMHVSLEGAARLIRSYEPHFVPGLLQTPEYARAVMEAGTIGHTGPEAVERHVSLRMARQKLLTREHPPHLWVIIDETVLRRPVSIDGQVMRDQLDRLLDVSESGHVTIQVAEFMDGPHPGTSAPFELFRFAEPELPDMVYTEYLTGALYLDSRREVAAHLEVLDHMTAGAASAQRTKEIIAEYRDSY from the coding sequence GTGAGTGAGCGGCGGGCTGCGCCCACCGTGGGCCAAGTGGTGCTCGGGCGACGGCTCCAGGAGCTGCGCGAGGCCGCCGGGCTGAAACGGGAAGAGGCCGCGCGGGTCCTGCGGGTGGCTCCGGCGACCGTACGACGGATGGAGATGGCCGAGGTCTCCCTCAAAATCCCCTACGTCCATGTGCTGTTGACGGCGTACGGCGTCCCCGAGGACGAAGTGGCCATGTTCGTGGACCTGGCCGAGGAGGCGAACGCGCCCGGCTGGTGGCAGCGGTTCTCCGACGTCCTGCCGGACTGGTTCAGTATGCATGTGAGCCTGGAGGGCGCCGCCCGGCTGATCCGGTCCTACGAACCGCACTTCGTGCCCGGTCTGTTGCAGACACCGGAGTACGCGCGTGCCGTCATGGAGGCCGGGACGATCGGGCACACGGGTCCCGAGGCGGTGGAGCGGCATGTGTCGCTGCGCATGGCCCGGCAGAAGTTGCTGACCCGCGAACACCCGCCCCACCTCTGGGTGATCATCGACGAGACCGTGCTGCGCCGGCCCGTGAGCATCGACGGCCAGGTCATGCGCGACCAGCTGGACCGGCTCCTCGACGTGTCGGAGAGCGGCCATGTGACCATCCAGGTCGCCGAGTTCATGGACGGCCCGCATCCGGGCACGTCCGCGCCCTTCGAGCTGTTCCGCTTCGCCGAGCCGGAACTGCCCGACATGGTCTACACGGAGTACCTGACCGGTGCGCTGTATCTGGACTCCCGCCGGGAGGTCGCCGCGCACCTGGAGGTCCTGGACCACATGACGGCGGGTGCCGCGTCGGCCCAGCGCACCAAGGAGATCATCGCCGAGTACCGCGACAGCTACTGA
- a CDS encoding SAM-dependent methyltransferase: MTAPEGAPTRVDTSRPHPARVYDWWLGGKDNYPVDEELARRILAVDGTVLRGARANRRFMQRATRTAAEAGIRQFLDIGTGIPTEPNLHQIAQSVAPDAKVVYADNDPIVLRHAQALLHGTAEGTTEYVHADARDPETILRLAGESLDFTRPVALSLVALTHYLGDETDGDDVHGLLKTYVDVLAPGSYLVLSQVTPDLSPEAIAKAAEHFRRSGTPFFPRPLAEFHRFFDGLELLGPGIIPVYGWRPEPEDVAAQAEGIVPVYAGVATKP; encoded by the coding sequence ATGACCGCACCCGAGGGCGCGCCCACCCGCGTGGACACCAGCAGACCCCACCCCGCCCGGGTCTACGACTGGTGGCTCGGCGGCAAGGACAACTACCCCGTGGACGAGGAGCTGGCCCGCCGGATCCTCGCCGTGGACGGCACGGTACTGCGTGGCGCGCGCGCCAACCGCCGGTTCATGCAGCGGGCGACACGGACCGCCGCCGAGGCCGGGATCCGTCAGTTCCTGGACATCGGTACGGGCATCCCCACCGAGCCGAACCTGCACCAGATCGCCCAGAGCGTCGCCCCCGACGCCAAGGTGGTGTACGCGGACAACGACCCGATCGTCCTGCGCCACGCCCAGGCCCTGCTGCACGGTACGGCCGAGGGAACGACCGAGTACGTCCACGCCGACGCCCGCGACCCGGAGACGATCCTGCGCCTGGCCGGCGAGTCCCTGGACTTCACCCGGCCCGTCGCGCTGTCCCTGGTCGCGCTGACCCACTACCTGGGCGACGAGACCGACGGCGACGATGTGCACGGCCTGCTGAAGACGTACGTCGACGTGCTCGCCCCGGGCAGCTACCTGGTCCTCTCGCAGGTCACCCCGGACCTCAGCCCCGAGGCCATCGCGAAGGCGGCCGAGCACTTCCGGCGCAGCGGCACCCCCTTCTTCCCGCGCCCGCTCGCCGAGTTCCACCGCTTCTTCGACGGCCTCGAACTGCTGGGCCCCGGCATCATCCCCGTCTACGGCTGGCGCCCGGAACCGGAGGACGTGGCAGCCCAGGCGGAGGGCATAGTGCCGGTGTACGCGGGAGTAGCAACCAAGCCCTGA
- a CDS encoding OsmC family protein, whose protein sequence is MATTRSAHTVWEGNLLEGSGVVTFDSSGAIAEQPVTWASRAQDANGKTSPEELIAAAHSSCFSMAFSHALAGAGTPATKLLTSADVVFQPGEGITGIHLTVEGTVPGLDEEAFVAAAEDAKENCPVSKALTGTTITLSAKLA, encoded by the coding sequence GTGGCTACCACGCGCTCTGCACACACCGTCTGGGAAGGCAACCTGCTGGAGGGCAGCGGCGTTGTCACCTTCGACTCCTCCGGCGCCATCGCCGAGCAGCCCGTGACGTGGGCCTCGCGCGCCCAGGACGCGAACGGCAAGACCAGCCCCGAGGAGCTGATCGCCGCCGCCCACTCCAGCTGCTTCTCCATGGCGTTCTCACACGCCCTGGCCGGCGCCGGCACCCCGGCCACCAAGCTCCTGACCTCGGCCGACGTCGTGTTCCAACCGGGTGAGGGCATCACCGGCATCCACCTCACCGTGGAGGGCACCGTGCCCGGCCTCGACGAGGAAGCCTTCGTCGCCGCCGCCGAGGACGCCAAGGAGAACTGTCCGGTCAGCAAGGCCCTGACCGGCACGACGATCACCCTGTCGGCGAAGCTCGCCTGA
- a CDS encoding alkaline phosphatase family protein → MRDVGAGRWRRIASQIGRSVAVWAVSTLTMLVLAGILPDFRIRTGDGDSATRIAVTAAIGAGAFGLLSALVWPLLVRLLLLVPALVLGLLVFFLNGGLLLVALRLTPADRPEAAPETAVVVAAVMSAVASATGAALAVRDDDAYRRRLYRLADRRGLARPFEGPTTPGVVFLQLDGVGHDVLVRAAEKGLMPTVAGWLDATHRLTPWRTDWSSQTGASQLGILHGTNHDIPAFRWYEKDTGEVMVCNRPTSAAELQRRAVERTGDGGLLTVDGASRGNLFGGGADEQALVLSVAGRRGRENRSRAGYFAYFSDPANAVRTALSFFAEVGREIGQSTMARIRKRRPRIARGGLYPFIRAFATVIERDVVVAAVMGDMLAGRTAVYADLVAYDEVAHHSGPHSRDAEKVLQRLDRATELIAEVAQHAPRPYRIVLLSDHGQSPGETFRGRYGLGLGDLVRAGCGLPVPRRARRTHSGAEARAAVRAALRRPVEENGGRHVPTGHRSEPLVLASGNLGLISFPDVHHRMTREEIDARHPALLTTLANHPGVGFVLVASEEHGGVVLGAHGVEIPVDALDEPGAPDGEHGTPLADFGPGAASAVRRTHSFPHTADIMVNSWYDPAEGEVLAFEEQIGSHGGLGGAQGKPFLLAPFALSEAVEEGAELVGAEHLHRVLRRWLRECNGPQVPLEVSGDHQVA, encoded by the coding sequence GTGCGGGACGTGGGTGCGGGGCGTTGGCGGCGGATCGCCAGCCAGATCGGGCGGAGCGTCGCGGTGTGGGCCGTGTCGACGCTCACGATGCTGGTGCTCGCCGGCATCCTGCCGGACTTCCGGATCCGCACCGGTGACGGCGACAGTGCCACCCGGATCGCGGTCACCGCGGCCATCGGCGCCGGCGCCTTCGGTCTGCTGTCGGCCCTGGTCTGGCCGCTGCTGGTCCGGCTGCTGCTGCTCGTGCCCGCCCTCGTGCTCGGCCTCTTGGTCTTCTTCCTCAACGGCGGTCTGCTGCTCGTCGCGCTGCGGCTGACCCCGGCCGACCGCCCCGAGGCGGCCCCGGAGACGGCGGTGGTGGTCGCCGCCGTGATGTCGGCCGTGGCCTCGGCGACTGGCGCGGCACTGGCCGTACGGGACGACGACGCCTACCGAAGACGGCTCTACCGCCTCGCCGACCGACGCGGCCTCGCGCGGCCGTTCGAGGGCCCTACGACGCCGGGCGTGGTGTTCCTGCAACTCGACGGCGTCGGCCACGACGTCCTGGTGCGGGCCGCGGAGAAGGGGCTGATGCCGACCGTCGCGGGCTGGCTGGACGCCACCCACCGGCTCACCCCCTGGCGCACCGACTGGTCCAGCCAGACCGGCGCCAGCCAGCTCGGCATCCTGCACGGCACCAACCACGACATCCCGGCCTTCCGCTGGTACGAGAAGGACACCGGCGAGGTCATGGTCTGCAACCGGCCCACCAGCGCCGCCGAACTCCAGCGCCGGGCCGTCGAACGCACCGGCGACGGCGGACTGCTCACCGTCGACGGGGCCAGCCGGGGCAACCTCTTCGGCGGCGGCGCCGACGAACAGGCCCTCGTGCTGTCCGTCGCGGGCCGGCGCGGCCGGGAGAACCGTTCCCGCGCGGGCTACTTCGCCTACTTCTCCGACCCCGCCAACGCCGTCCGCACCGCCCTGTCCTTCTTCGCCGAGGTCGGCCGCGAGATCGGCCAGTCGACCATGGCCCGGATACGCAAACGGCGCCCGAGGATCGCACGCGGCGGCCTCTACCCCTTCATCCGCGCCTTCGCGACCGTCATCGAACGGGACGTGGTCGTCGCCGCCGTGATGGGCGACATGCTCGCCGGGCGCACCGCCGTCTACGCCGACCTGGTCGCCTACGACGAGGTCGCCCACCACTCCGGACCGCACAGCCGCGACGCCGAGAAGGTCCTCCAACGCCTCGACCGCGCCACCGAGTTGATCGCGGAAGTCGCCCAGCACGCGCCCCGCCCGTACCGGATCGTCCTCCTCTCCGACCACGGGCAGAGCCCCGGCGAGACCTTCCGGGGCCGGTACGGGCTCGGCCTCGGTGACCTGGTCCGGGCCGGCTGCGGACTGCCCGTGCCACGCAGGGCGCGACGCACCCACAGTGGGGCCGAGGCGCGCGCCGCCGTGCGCGCCGCGCTGCGCCGGCCCGTCGAGGAGAACGGCGGGCGCCACGTGCCCACCGGCCACCGCTCCGAACCGCTGGTGCTCGCCTCCGGCAACCTCGGGCTCATCTCCTTCCCGGACGTGCACCACCGCATGACCAGGGAGGAGATCGACGCCCGCCATCCCGCGCTGCTCACCACCCTCGCCAACCATCCCGGCGTCGGCTTCGTCCTCGTCGCCAGCGAGGAGCACGGCGGGGTGGTGCTGGGCGCGCACGGCGTGGAGATCCCGGTGGACGCGCTGGACGAACCAGGCGCACCGGACGGCGAACACGGCACCCCGCTGGCCGACTTCGGTCCCGGCGCGGCGAGCGCGGTGCGTCGTACACACTCCTTCCCGCACACCGCCGACATCATGGTCAACTCCTGGTACGACCCGGCCGAGGGCGAGGTGCTCGCCTTCGAGGAGCAGATCGGCTCGCACGGCGGCCTCGGCGGGGCGCAGGGCAAGCCGTTCCTGCTGGCGCCCTTCGCACTGTCGGAGGCGGTCGAGGAGGGGGCGGAACTGGTCGGCGCGGAGCACCTCCACCGCGTACTGCGGCGCTGGCTGCGCGAGTGCAACGGGCCGCAGGTGCCCCTGGAGGTCTCCGGGGACCACCAGGTCGCCTGA
- a CDS encoding MBL fold metallo-hydrolase — protein MPVEITWWGHATCTVEDSGVRVLTDPLFVRRLAHLRRRRGELPPPGAWRADLALVSHLHSDHLHVPSLARLAPGARLIVPRGAPKAVPGLSRRLAHLRVTEVSPGDRVEVGDLVVRAVSARHDGRRLNVGPQRAPALGYVIEGEARTYFAGDTGLFASMAEEVGPVDAALLPVGGWGPYLGEGHLNAERAAEALARLAPRSAVPVHYGTYWPIGMDAVRPHEFHAPGEEFVRLAAARAPSVDVYRLEHGESVRLGVAR, from the coding sequence GTGCCGGTGGAGATCACGTGGTGGGGTCACGCCACCTGTACGGTCGAGGACTCGGGCGTACGCGTGCTCACCGATCCCCTGTTCGTGCGCCGGCTCGCCCATCTGCGCCGTCGCCGGGGCGAGTTGCCCCCGCCCGGCGCATGGCGCGCGGACCTGGCGCTCGTCTCCCATCTGCACTCCGATCACCTCCATGTGCCCTCCCTCGCGCGCCTCGCGCCGGGCGCGCGCCTGATCGTGCCCCGGGGCGCGCCGAAGGCGGTGCCGGGCCTGTCGCGCCGGCTGGCCCATCTCCGGGTGACGGAGGTGTCCCCCGGAGACCGCGTGGAAGTCGGTGACCTGGTCGTACGGGCCGTGTCCGCGCGGCACGACGGGCGGCGGCTGAACGTCGGACCGCAGCGGGCGCCCGCGCTCGGCTATGTGATCGAGGGCGAGGCGCGGACGTATTTCGCCGGGGACACCGGCCTGTTCGCGTCGATGGCCGAGGAGGTCGGCCCGGTCGACGCGGCGCTGCTGCCGGTGGGCGGCTGGGGGCCGTATCTCGGGGAGGGGCATCTGAACGCGGAGCGGGCGGCCGAGGCGCTGGCCCGGTTGGCGCCGCGCAGCGCGGTGCCGGTGCACTACGGCACGTACTGGCCGATCGGGATGGACGCCGTGCGCCCCCATGAGTTCCACGCGCCGGGTGAGGAGTTCGTGCGGCTCGCGGCGGCTCGTGCGCCCTCGGTCGACGTGTACCGGCTGGAGCACGGGGAGAGCGTGCGCCTGGGGGTCGCGCGGTGA